In Sulfurisphaera javensis, a single genomic region encodes these proteins:
- the ppa gene encoding inorganic diphosphatase, producing the protein MKLGPGKKAPDEVNVFIEIPLGSNIKYEYDEEAEVVKVDRVLYTSMVYPFNYGFIPGTLEEDGDPLDVLVISDYSLLPGTAIEVRPIGILYMRDEEGEDAKIIAVPKDKVDPTYSNIKDIIDLPQSVKNKINHFFEHYKELEPGKWVKISGWGGVTEAKARINEAIKRANAK; encoded by the coding sequence TATTTATTGAAATACCCTTAGGATCAAATATAAAATATGAATATGATGAGGAAGCCGAAGTAGTAAAGGTTGATAGAGTGTTATACACTTCAATGGTTTATCCTTTTAATTACGGATTTATTCCCGGCACACTAGAAGAAGATGGTGATCCATTAGACGTTTTAGTAATAAGCGATTATTCTTTATTACCCGGAACAGCGATAGAAGTGAGACCTATTGGGATACTATATATGAGAGATGAAGAAGGTGAAGATGCTAAAATTATTGCAGTACCTAAAGATAAAGTAGACCCTACATACTCTAATATAAAAGATATTATAGACCTACCTCAATCTGTTAAGAATAAAATCAATCACTTCTTTGAACATTATAAGGAATTAGAACCAGGTAAATGGGTTAAAATATCCGGTTGGGGAGGAGTAACTGAAGCAAAAGCTAGAATAAATGAAGCTATTAAAAGGGCAAACGCTAAATGA
- a CDS encoding type II/IV secretion system ATPase subunit, with protein MNFKLNLFGKSTSNNKAKETLELDLPYSLYPLYVTSASFEGEVQADYDIDLVSIIPDYIAKDFEKYKIELSIAKPHVFITYDEEKGIYRYNLVEPPLDISTFKIYTTLISEIERNLLSNADYVELGKILDELSIKRKDLNVFQGKIGEFRQLSTPFKVSLYYTLRNMFGYNIITPLLLDTKIEDISVSGINLPIYVYHREFEYTPTNIIFTKNMSMFGKIIDGEQVIDELVLRLISLSNKTISVANPIMDGILPKGDRIAATFRREVSANGSSFVIRRFSESPITILDLINSKVLSPQAAAYLWYAIDMKLSFMVIGVTGAGKTTVLGSILNLVKESMKILTIEDIPELRLAQDNWVQLYARPAYGGMGKEITLMDLLKLALRYRPDIIVVGEIRGEEAYVLFQAISTGHGGATTFHAYDSESAIKRLMNEPLNIPKEWIPMMNIIVTVRRLPVYVGDKILLRRRAVAIDEIVSYNDLRRTVRWDPATDSHILDYEAMQVLRARIEEAGKNFDEVKAEIERRAEYLKLLASARPIVQSKESYKLLKKYIIKYSLRPVEAMREVQAMIGTRQQLP; from the coding sequence ATGAATTTTAAACTTAATCTCTTCGGTAAATCAACTAGTAACAATAAGGCTAAAGAAACATTAGAATTAGATTTACCATATTCACTATATCCTTTATACGTTACATCAGCCTCCTTTGAAGGAGAGGTTCAAGCGGATTATGATATTGATCTAGTTTCAATTATACCAGATTATATAGCTAAAGATTTCGAGAAATATAAAATTGAACTGTCAATAGCCAAGCCTCATGTATTTATAACTTACGATGAAGAAAAGGGAATATATAGATATAATCTAGTGGAACCCCCATTGGATATTAGTACATTTAAGATTTACACAACTTTAATCTCTGAAATAGAAAGAAACTTACTCAGTAATGCTGATTACGTAGAGTTAGGCAAAATATTAGATGAATTAAGTATAAAGAGAAAAGATCTAAATGTTTTCCAGGGTAAAATAGGTGAATTTAGGCAACTTTCTACACCCTTTAAAGTATCTTTGTACTATACACTAAGAAACATGTTTGGCTACAATATAATTACACCATTATTGTTAGATACAAAAATTGAGGATATTTCTGTGAGTGGAATAAACTTACCTATATATGTCTATCATAGAGAGTTTGAATATACTCCTACAAATATAATATTTACTAAAAACATGAGTATGTTTGGTAAGATAATTGATGGTGAGCAAGTAATAGATGAATTAGTATTAAGGTTAATATCATTATCTAATAAAACGATATCAGTAGCTAATCCGATTATGGATGGTATATTGCCTAAAGGAGATAGAATAGCTGCCACTTTTAGAAGAGAAGTATCCGCTAATGGTTCATCTTTCGTAATAAGAAGATTCTCTGAAAGTCCCATAACAATATTAGACTTGATTAATTCAAAAGTCTTATCCCCTCAAGCTGCAGCCTATTTATGGTATGCGATAGATATGAAACTATCCTTTATGGTTATAGGAGTTACTGGAGCTGGTAAGACTACAGTCCTAGGATCTATATTAAATCTTGTAAAAGAGTCCATGAAGATATTAACTATTGAGGATATTCCAGAGTTAAGACTTGCACAAGATAATTGGGTCCAACTTTATGCAAGGCCTGCATATGGAGGCATGGGTAAAGAAATCACGTTAATGGACTTACTAAAGTTAGCGTTAAGATATAGACCAGATATAATAGTAGTCGGAGAGATAAGAGGTGAAGAAGCTTATGTGCTATTTCAAGCTATTTCTACTGGACATGGTGGTGCTACGACTTTCCACGCTTATGATAGTGAAAGTGCTATAAAGAGGTTGATGAATGAACCATTAAATATACCTAAAGAATGGATTCCTATGATGAATATAATCGTTACAGTTAGAAGATTACCAGTTTATGTTGGTGATAAAATACTATTAAGAAGAAGAGCTGTAGCTATCGATGAGATTGTTTCGTATAATGATTTAAGGAGAACTGTTAGATGGGATCCAGCTACCGATAGTCACATATTAGATTATGAGGCTATGCAAGTATTAAGGGCTAGAATTGAGGAAGCTGGTAAAAATTTTGACGAAGTTAAAGCTGAAATAGAGAGGAGAGCTGAATATCTAAAATTATTAGCATCAGCTAGACCTATTGTTCAAAGTAAGGAGAGTTATAAGTTATTAAAGAAATATATAATAAAGTATAGCCTAAGACCAGTAGAAGCAATGAGAGAAGTACAAGCTATGATTGGTACTAGACAACAGCTTCCATGA
- a CDS encoding glycosyltransferase family 2 protein: MIFSLLLILSSLIPAIWNFLQVYYITRKVPSNIYPLTNSKKKFSIIVAEKNEDVSVIKELINNLLELDYDDYEIIIVSDDPPELFNKKYKDFKESEKLKIINRVNPKGGKAGALNYALKYAKYNYLVFLDADGRVDKDFLKKLSKYDFDITAYRIRIYKSETIIQKYYEEFTEKVMDSLFKSRYILGLPIFPNGSAFCINKDILIKLGGWKENIITEDLELGIRAFLQGYKIKYIDDVIVYSLAPYTLNDLYNQIQRWSYGSAQLFFESIKMIRRGIIGLEGVFYAQQWGIYGLFIFILLLFSALDFILKIPILSFLLAILIYGISLAVYSVVFAQKVNDIRLPLTILNASISGYIKGLFRMPFKWKITPKIKEKKNTENNTNILLPILLIFSYINITFGNIFPTAILLLFAFMEAVV; this comes from the coding sequence ATGATTTTTTCACTACTTCTAATCCTTTCTTCTTTAATTCCTGCAATTTGGAATTTTCTTCAAGTATATTATATTACAAGAAAAGTACCATCTAATATTTATCCTTTGACAAATTCTAAGAAAAAATTTAGCATCATTGTCGCTGAAAAGAATGAAGATGTCAGCGTCATAAAAGAGTTAATAAATAATTTACTCGAACTAGATTATGATGATTATGAAATTATTATAGTTTCGGATGATCCACCAGAATTATTTAATAAAAAATATAAAGATTTTAAAGAAAGTGAAAAATTAAAAATAATTAATAGAGTAAATCCTAAAGGGGGTAAAGCTGGAGCATTAAATTATGCACTAAAATATGCTAAATATAATTACTTAGTTTTCCTTGATGCTGATGGAAGAGTTGATAAAGATTTTTTAAAAAAATTATCAAAATATGATTTTGATATCACTGCATATAGAATTAGAATTTATAAGTCTGAAACAATTATACAGAAATATTATGAAGAATTTACTGAAAAAGTTATGGATTCATTATTTAAATCACGCTATATTCTAGGTCTTCCAATATTTCCTAATGGTTCTGCATTTTGTATAAATAAGGATATTCTGATTAAACTTGGAGGTTGGAAAGAAAATATAATAACAGAAGACTTAGAATTAGGTATTAGAGCGTTCCTGCAGGGTTACAAAATAAAATATATCGATGATGTTATAGTTTATTCTTTAGCACCTTACACATTAAATGATCTTTATAATCAAATTCAAAGATGGTCTTATGGCTCAGCTCAACTATTTTTTGAATCTATTAAAATGATTAGAAGAGGTATTATAGGACTTGAGGGAGTGTTTTATGCACAACAATGGGGAATATACGGACTTTTCATATTTATTTTACTTTTGTTTTCTGCATTAGATTTTATTCTTAAAATACCCATTTTGTCATTTCTTTTAGCAATCCTGATATATGGGATATCTCTAGCTGTATACTCTGTTGTTTTTGCTCAGAAAGTAAATGATATAAGATTACCTCTAACTATCTTAAATGCATCTATTTCTGGGTATATAAAAGGGCTATTTAGAATGCCTTTTAAATGGAAAATTACTCCTAAGATTAAAGAGAAAAAGAACACTGAAAATAATACTAATATTCTGTTACCAATTTTACTTATATTTTCCTACATAAATATAACTTTTGGAAATATTTTTCCTACGGCTATTTTATTACTTTTTGCTTTCATGGAAGCTGTTGTCTAG